In Leishmania donovani BPK282A1 complete genome, chromosome 35, the following are encoded in one genomic region:
- a CDS encoding transport protein particle (TRAPP) subunit, putative, protein MRQRTVVTGKVVRDKSGAAAELSSSEHTQVALSAFSFLFSELCVRAYTFPTKVKNVEEVEARLTSLGAHVGTRLIMLSSVRDPVDLQRRPLTIDAVLKLLQEKLWARWFGRPASEIQRESNSDRFFLFDSDPIVLRHVHPSPDYVDSEGRWNVNYAGFMGGIIQGALQSMGFEAEVQTYHQPEPGKPHQSLFVIAFAKHVWDRERKMRT, encoded by the coding sequence ATGCGCCAGCGAACCGTCGTCACAGGCAAGGTGGTGAGGGACaagagcggtgccgcggccgaACTCTCTTCCAGCGAGCACACCCAGGTTGCGTTGTCGGCGTTTagttttttgttttcggaGTTGTGTGTACGCGCCTACACGTTCCCGACAAAGGTGAAGAAcgtcgaggaggtggaggcccGCTTGACCTCTCTTGGCGCGCACGTTGGGACTCGTCTTATCATGCTCTCCTCTGTCCGCGACCCCGTcgacctgcagcgccgcccgctAACGATTGACGCGGTCCTGAAGTTGCTGCAGGAGAAGCTCTGGGCACGCTGGTTTGGCCGTCCCGCCAGCGAAATCCAGCGTGAGAGCAACTCAGATCGCTTCTTCCTTTTCGACAGCGACCCTATCGTTCTCCGCCACGTCCACCCATCCCCCGACTACGTGGACAGCGAAGGCCGGTGGAACGTGAACTACGCCGGATTCATGGGCGGCATCATTCAAGGAGCACTGCAGTCAATGGGCTTtgaggcggaggtgcagaCATATCATCAGCCGGAGCCCGGGAAGCCTCACCAGTCGCTGTTCGTGATTGCTTTTGCGAAGCACGTCTGGGATCGGGAGCGGAAGATGCGAACCTGA